A window from Leptospira fletcheri encodes these proteins:
- a CDS encoding sterol desaturase family protein translates to MDLHLSNLFSAILNPIRILFVPSVKIYWAYLVSSVLITLFLVIWRSVRRRGFSTREYLGNIFSGKVWFHPSAIVDYKYYFLNTILFPLSFGYFVVSALAVASIFNRSLIFLFGWFQLGESPSILGIGIYSIAFWLLNDFGRSFAHWMMHKNSYLWEFHKFHHSAEVLNPLTVYRVHPIEGILVNSCGAIGSGLVTGIATYLYPQGITMTSFLGVNAGVFVFNLYANLRHSHVSLHFPNWLSHIILSPAQHQTHHSKDRDLQNRNLGVTFAFWDLIWGSLHIPDPKEKESTDFGLKNLNPLDYSRLTSIYLLPFRQIYFKFKKSFHSPLAKDVENHSD, encoded by the coding sequence ATGGACTTGCATCTTTCGAATCTTTTCTCCGCGATTTTAAATCCGATCCGAATCCTGTTCGTACCTTCGGTCAAAATCTATTGGGCTTACCTTGTATCTTCCGTCTTAATCACGCTTTTTCTGGTCATCTGGAGAAGCGTTCGCCGGAGAGGATTTTCTACTCGGGAATACTTAGGGAACATCTTCTCCGGTAAAGTCTGGTTCCATCCATCCGCGATCGTGGATTATAAATATTATTTTTTGAATACGATTCTTTTCCCTCTTTCCTTCGGATATTTCGTGGTCTCAGCCTTAGCAGTAGCTTCGATATTCAACCGAAGCCTGATCTTCTTGTTCGGTTGGTTCCAACTGGGAGAATCTCCGAGCATATTGGGAATCGGAATCTATTCCATAGCATTCTGGTTGCTGAACGATTTCGGCAGATCCTTTGCGCACTGGATGATGCATAAAAACTCCTACTTATGGGAATTTCATAAATTCCACCATTCCGCGGAAGTACTGAATCCCCTGACGGTCTATAGAGTACATCCGATAGAAGGAATTTTGGTGAATTCTTGCGGAGCGATCGGTTCCGGTCTCGTGACTGGAATTGCGACTTATCTTTATCCTCAAGGGATCACGATGACCTCTTTTCTCGGCGTCAACGCGGGGGTTTTCGTTTTCAACTTGTATGCGAATCTGAGGCATTCGCATGTTTCTCTGCATTTTCCGAACTGGCTCAGTCATATTATCCTAAGCCCGGCCCAACACCAGACACACCATAGTAAAGACAGGGATTTACAAAACAGGAATCTGGGAGTTACGTTCGCATTCTGGGATTTGATTTGGGGTAGCCTTCATATTCCGGATCCGAAAGAGAAAGAATCTACAGATTTCGGTTTAAAGAATTTGAATCCTCTGGATTATTCTAGGCTAACTTCCATCTACCTGCTCCCCTTTCGACAAATCTACTTCAAGTTCAAAAAATCCTTCCACTCTCCACTCGCTAAAGACGTGGAAAATCATTCGGATTAA
- a CDS encoding LIC10280 family protein, with protein MLRLSRRILALAVIVILVTAFGVTVAEAPLDISGTYKAQGINPNGTKYKGTVTFKKNDIGSYDVIWSVGIRFQGTAMLDGDTVNADWGDSTPKVYTVKQGGKVLEGLWDHGNGIEILTR; from the coding sequence ATGTTAAGGCTTTCGAGAAGAATACTAGCGTTAGCTGTAATCGTAATTTTGGTTACGGCTTTCGGTGTAACGGTGGCGGAAGCACCACTCGACATAAGCGGAACGTATAAAGCGCAAGGAATCAATCCGAACGGTACCAAATACAAAGGAACGGTGACCTTTAAGAAAAACGATATCGGCAGTTATGACGTAATCTGGTCGGTGGGAATCCGTTTCCAAGGAACCGCGATGCTGGATGGAGACACAGTCAATGCGGATTGGGGGGATAGTACTCCGAAAGTATATACCGTAAAACAAGGAGGAAAAGTTCTGGAGGGTCTTTGGGATCACGGAAACGGGATCGAAATCCTAACCCGTTAA
- a CDS encoding S24 family peptidase has protein sequence MKSLVYLERISLVPVFKNTLHAGTPTKSPDPRKMRDTLSFLERGKASKIFVSVKGDAWKNFGIFDKDRLVIDRLKEMEDGSVVLVYSRGNYLFRKVSVTILGTFLLGPEKGNTPIPIDLLEERILGVVTGIVHRVS, from the coding sequence ATGAAAAGTTTAGTTTATCTGGAACGAATTTCGTTGGTTCCCGTATTTAAAAACACTCTTCATGCAGGAACTCCTACAAAGTCTCCCGATCCGCGCAAAATGAGAGACACCCTTTCTTTCTTGGAACGTGGAAAAGCGAGTAAAATCTTTGTTTCCGTAAAGGGAGATGCGTGGAAGAATTTCGGAATTTTCGACAAGGACCGTTTAGTAATCGATCGACTCAAGGAAATGGAAGATGGGTCCGTCGTATTGGTTTATAGCCGAGGAAATTATTTGTTTCGTAAAGTATCCGTCACTATATTGGGAACTTTTCTTCTCGGACCTGAGAAAGGGAATACTCCGATTCCGATCGATTTGTTGGAAGAGAGGATCTTGGGTGTTGTAACGGGGATCGTTCATCGAGTTTCTTAG
- a CDS encoding TRL domain-containing protein, whose translation MNRTKVFLSMIVSAFLLTGCASTPLPALIFNSSEHHVSGSPITGPTDVKILKSGKSCSNYSILNWLFYSGGEGSIEEAMKDGKITKVAVVDKSAFSILSFIFSRECVLVFGE comes from the coding sequence ATGAATCGAACCAAAGTTTTTTTAAGCATGATTGTCTCCGCTTTTCTACTTACAGGCTGCGCGAGTACTCCGTTACCGGCACTTATTTTCAATTCTTCCGAGCACCATGTCTCCGGTTCCCCGATTACCGGACCGACGGACGTAAAGATCCTTAAGAGCGGAAAATCTTGCAGCAACTACTCCATTCTGAATTGGCTCTTCTATTCGGGCGGAGAAGGGAGTATCGAAGAAGCGATGAAAGACGGAAAAATCACAAAGGTTGCAGTCGTGGATAAGAGTGCGTTTTCCATCCTGAGCTTTATATTCTCCCGGGAATGCGTGCTCGTTTTCGGAGAATGA
- a CDS encoding TRL-like family protein yields the protein MGKKSFLYILLLGSFVQLFDCAPIGPSGGFLFSDYKFPGEINSSNNIPTTKKAEGCQYNVLSVVTWGSASAGRIAMENRITRIATIDHSTMSILYLYQDYCTIITGE from the coding sequence ATGGGAAAAAAATCATTTTTATACATCCTCTTACTAGGAAGTTTTGTGCAGCTTTTCGATTGTGCACCGATCGGTCCGTCGGGGGGATTTTTATTCAGTGACTATAAATTTCCGGGAGAAATTAACTCTTCCAACAACATACCAACAACCAAAAAAGCCGAAGGCTGCCAGTACAATGTATTGAGCGTGGTGACCTGGGGAAGCGCAAGCGCAGGGCGAATCGCGATGGAAAACCGGATTACTAGAATTGCAACAATAGACCATTCCACCATGAGTATTCTATACCTTTACCAAGACTATTGCACTATTATAACAGGAGAATAG
- the lsa14 gene encoding adhesin Lsa14: MKVSYLSFIVCFWLVSAGCTGINYLYMVGITPNTNPTKDYANLFYLYAKGGAIIHSGTVPGSIGRNAEGKLSGSSCSYNIMRFISYGDSSIEAAKAKGKISRVAAVEYEQFAVLGIGYHSFCTIVFGSSNDSNVPDWKADLEKPAAGKKK; this comes from the coding sequence ATGAAAGTCAGTTATCTAAGTTTCATCGTTTGTTTTTGGTTGGTTTCCGCAGGTTGCACTGGGATTAATTATTTATATATGGTTGGAATCACCCCGAACACCAATCCGACGAAAGATTATGCGAACCTATTTTATCTGTACGCGAAAGGAGGAGCTATCATTCATAGCGGCACGGTACCTGGTTCCATCGGGAGAAATGCGGAGGGTAAACTTTCCGGTTCTAGTTGCTCTTATAATATAATGCGTTTCATTTCCTACGGAGACTCCTCGATCGAAGCTGCTAAAGCGAAGGGGAAAATTTCCAGGGTTGCCGCAGTCGAATATGAGCAATTTGCTGTGTTAGGAATCGGCTATCATAGTTTTTGTACGATTGTTTTCGGATCTTCGAACGACTCCAATGTCCCAGATTGGAAAGCCGATCTAGAAAAGCCTGCTGCCGGAAAGAAAAAATAA
- the lvrA gene encoding hybrid histidine kinase/response regulator LvrA produces MSLSTPDFRLLFESVPGLYLVLDPKLNIIAVSEAYLSATKTVRSEILGRWIFDVFPDNPSDPSATGVSNLRDSLEAVLRDKKQNAMAVQKYDIRLPESEGGHFIAKYWSPVNCPVLDSAGNTIYIVHRVEDVTEFVELKNSENQKSQITEELLSKTALMESEIYRRAQEVQKANKLLLQANEELSRREKELQQLYERLHEMNQLKSQFFANVSHELRTPLTLILAPLRKLMAKESIGETYRSDFQVMERNAQTLLKHVNDLLDISKVEAGKMNVEYAEVDVSKLLQRIASHFDSVAVERSILFDVETSGQLFAELDPAKVERIFLNLISNAFKFAPVGGKVSCSAKKMGDVAMVQVSDNGPGVPEKLREAIFERFRQVNEGDSRSFGGTGLGLAIAKEFAELHYGRIHVEENPGGGALFQLSLPLKAPTSVTLVNGDENELSQATLLGTLHEFRRYQTDERPDLEDTNLPSALVVEDNPEMREYIFDTLKSEFNVTMAVNGKEGLEKAIHIVPDVLITDIMMPVMSGDIMVREIRKIPELNRMPILLLSAKSDDDLRIKLLQEGGQDYVLKPFLQEELLARVRNFAALKKAQEDLEQSNREMEAFSYSISHDLRSPIRGIEGLGKILLEDYLAVLDEEGRKMLSVIVSTATHMARLVDDLLSFHKVTKLTVNFQEIDTSNVVDEVLTSLKSEYSSEKYRVEIGELPRIFGDSTTIRQVWMNLLSNAFKYSSKRENPEIRIGCKSENGENEFFVKDNGAGFNPEYVDRLFKVFQRLHSINEFDGTGVGLAIVARIVSRHGGRVRAESTVDQGATFYFSLPKVK; encoded by the coding sequence ATTTCCTTGTCTACCCCCGATTTTCGTCTACTTTTTGAATCGGTTCCAGGACTCTATTTGGTGTTGGATCCTAAATTGAATATCATCGCGGTGAGCGAGGCATATCTTTCTGCCACCAAGACGGTTCGGTCCGAAATTTTAGGGCGGTGGATCTTCGACGTTTTTCCGGATAATCCTTCGGATCCGTCCGCGACCGGAGTTAGCAATTTGCGAGATTCTTTGGAAGCGGTTTTAAGGGACAAGAAACAGAACGCGATGGCGGTGCAAAAATACGATATCCGCTTACCGGAATCGGAAGGAGGACACTTCATCGCCAAATACTGGAGCCCGGTGAATTGCCCAGTTTTAGATTCCGCGGGTAATACGATTTATATCGTTCACCGAGTAGAAGACGTCACCGAATTCGTGGAACTCAAAAATTCGGAGAATCAAAAGAGCCAGATCACCGAAGAACTGCTTTCCAAAACCGCCTTGATGGAATCGGAAATCTACCGGCGTGCCCAAGAAGTACAAAAAGCGAATAAGCTGCTGCTCCAAGCGAACGAGGAATTGTCCAGAAGAGAAAAAGAATTGCAGCAATTGTACGAAAGATTGCACGAAATGAACCAATTGAAATCTCAATTCTTTGCGAATGTCAGTCACGAATTGAGAACTCCTTTAACTCTGATCCTTGCCCCTTTACGAAAACTGATGGCAAAGGAAAGCATAGGCGAAACGTATCGTTCCGATTTTCAGGTGATGGAAAGGAACGCCCAGACTCTTCTAAAGCACGTCAACGATCTACTGGATATTTCTAAGGTGGAAGCCGGAAAGATGAACGTAGAGTATGCCGAAGTCGACGTATCCAAATTATTACAAAGAATCGCTTCCCATTTCGATTCCGTTGCCGTCGAACGTTCCATCCTATTCGATGTGGAAACATCCGGGCAATTGTTTGCGGAATTGGATCCGGCAAAGGTGGAAAGGATATTTTTAAATCTGATTTCGAACGCGTTTAAATTCGCTCCCGTAGGGGGAAAGGTCTCCTGCTCCGCGAAAAAAATGGGCGATGTCGCCATGGTCCAAGTGAGCGATAACGGTCCGGGAGTTCCCGAAAAACTTAGGGAAGCGATTTTCGAAAGATTTCGACAGGTGAACGAAGGGGATTCCCGTTCCTTCGGAGGGACCGGCTTGGGGCTTGCGATCGCAAAGGAATTTGCGGAACTCCACTACGGTAGAATCCATGTGGAGGAAAATCCGGGCGGGGGAGCTCTTTTTCAACTTAGCCTTCCCTTAAAAGCGCCGACTTCCGTGACACTTGTAAACGGAGATGAAAACGAACTCTCTCAAGCTACTTTATTGGGTACCTTGCACGAGTTTCGACGTTACCAAACCGATGAGAGGCCGGATCTCGAAGATACCAATCTACCGAGCGCCCTGGTAGTGGAAGACAATCCCGAGATGAGGGAATATATATTCGATACGCTGAAGAGCGAATTTAACGTAACCATGGCGGTAAACGGAAAAGAGGGATTGGAAAAGGCGATTCACATCGTTCCGGATGTTCTGATCACCGATATCATGATGCCTGTGATGAGCGGAGATATCATGGTCCGCGAAATCCGAAAAATACCGGAACTGAATCGGATGCCAATCCTTCTACTGAGCGCCAAGTCGGACGACGATTTGAGGATTAAATTGCTGCAGGAAGGCGGCCAAGACTATGTTTTAAAACCTTTTCTCCAAGAGGAGCTTTTAGCTAGGGTAAGAAATTTCGCCGCTCTCAAGAAGGCGCAGGAAGATTTGGAACAATCCAACCGCGAAATGGAGGCCTTCAGTTATTCGATTTCCCACGACCTGCGTTCTCCTATTCGTGGCATTGAGGGATTGGGGAAAATCCTGTTAGAAGATTATTTGGCCGTACTGGACGAGGAAGGGCGCAAAATGCTTTCCGTTATCGTTAGTACTGCCACGCATATGGCTAGGCTTGTGGACGATTTGCTTTCCTTTCACAAGGTAACGAAACTAACGGTAAATTTCCAAGAGATCGATACCTCCAATGTTGTGGATGAAGTCTTGACGAGTCTAAAAAGCGAGTACTCGAGCGAGAAGTACCGTGTGGAAATCGGAGAATTGCCTCGGATCTTCGGGGATTCGACGACGATTCGTCAAGTCTGGATGAACCTTTTGTCGAATGCGTTTAAATATTCCTCTAAGAGGGAAAATCCGGAGATTCGGATCGGATGCAAAAGCGAAAACGGAGAAAACGAATTCTTCGTAAAAGACAATGGCGCCGGATTCAATCCCGAATATGTCGATCGGCTATTCAAGGTATTCCAACGTTTACATTCGATCAACGAATTCGATGGGACCGGCGTAGGATTAGCGATTGTAGCAAGGATCGTGAGTCGTCACGGAGGAAGAGTGCGCGCGGAAAGTACCGTCGATCAAGGAGCAACATTTTACTTTTCTCTTCCGAAAGTGAAATGA
- a CDS encoding VOC family protein — protein MIDHTGLQVSNPAASRNFYEKALAPVGYKLLIEVPKEFTEGKEVLGYGEPSKADFWVAEGIPNSPRLHIAFRAQHRGIVDSFYKAALAAGGKDNGPPGLRAHYHKDYYAAFVLDPDGHNIEVVCHHPESS, from the coding sequence ATGATCGACCACACGGGGCTTCAAGTCAGTAATCCGGCTGCAAGTCGAAATTTTTATGAGAAAGCGTTGGCACCGGTTGGATATAAATTATTAATCGAAGTGCCGAAAGAATTTACGGAAGGAAAAGAGGTTTTGGGTTATGGGGAACCTTCTAAGGCCGATTTTTGGGTAGCAGAAGGAATTCCCAATTCCCCTCGTTTGCATATCGCGTTTCGAGCGCAGCATCGCGGGATCGTGGACTCTTTTTATAAGGCAGCGTTGGCGGCAGGAGGAAAGGACAACGGGCCACCGGGATTGAGAGCGCATTACCATAAGGATTATTATGCGGCTTTCGTCCTGGATCCGGACGGGCATAATATCGAGGTCGTATGCCATCACCCAGAATCCTCCTAA
- a CDS encoding SpoIIE family protein phosphatase has protein sequence MDFIYLNFYSFGSTLAGLFCLYIAIFFITIKERSPAALILGGAGISAALFHFAYAVGFMTVEVWGVYHRWLVIPTALMTFSHLVLVFFYFPSPKYERFGLSLYSILLSVIGIIAVYYIAISYHSVGIFVRGNHYRDFETYSFYKYYSIIVLVYNTVFVAAGIWRAFSERGRERRAVIYMLLAFCMISVIPALTNALNRNGSISRIVYQQAVDLSFVIGFFLLLVIYLNISKEKTTVLSRIIGISMATFFLVFQIVAYLILNEYEAQYDKIRFQEAKLIVKNKEQPADLKYVLAYGTIPGESVRDTEVAQNTIPKIQNGNKEAKLFLLRSALSDMKNASGKERWKKAEFLFSGFETDQNEFLSYREGLREFLLSREEKSISDSEMSGFFGDINGFVTIAGNKLVQLPDKRNESAVLAILNSGKPGLSAMMKIAGGKYSEARRKGVSSEKLSVLLSESLCPAYFEGQRIYRGMNDRDRTGTSSPEYFVSYFIQDETTQTVYEVGFDYKVYRGYIHSPSSILAVCLISIMFVVIVGFKYFFRYALIRPMNDVVAGLQAIHSGNLQYRLVPSVEDEIGFIARSFNHMADSILVARDNLEKYAQDLENKVNERTKELQHSLTEVKDLKEQQDGDYFLMSLLLKPLGVNRAAQENVKVEFFTEQKKKFKFRNYDSEIGGDISTSKRIFLRGKKYTVFLNADAMGKSMQGAGGALVLGAVFEAILERTNLIESVRNHSPEKWLKDAFLELHKVFESFDGSMLVSLVLGLVDDEVGILYYVNAEHPWTVLYRNGVASFIESEMTFRKLGTGGINGHIYVKTLQLEPGDVIIAGSDGRDDFMLLGKDDKKLNDDHTKFLEFVHQGTGSLRKIYESITSNGRLTDDLSLVRIAFKEENVNVPEANPNRDFLKNTELAGMFRQAKRIAQTENFGEAIPIFQKLESLHNRVPLIKKYLTLLHLRKGLYREAAHYAEDYLNLDPLDNEMLYFISYTLKKCREFERAADFGERLRLRNPSHFKNLLNLSGIYMALNDPNKAEAIANDAFSIDPENLKVNSFLETLKRRRD, from the coding sequence ATGGATTTCATATACTTAAACTTCTATTCATTCGGCTCCACTCTTGCCGGCCTGTTCTGTCTTTATATAGCGATTTTCTTTATTACGATTAAGGAAAGAAGTCCAGCCGCATTGATTCTGGGAGGAGCGGGAATATCGGCCGCTCTTTTTCATTTCGCCTACGCCGTAGGTTTTATGACCGTCGAGGTCTGGGGGGTGTATCACCGCTGGTTGGTCATACCGACCGCGTTAATGACCTTCTCACATTTGGTCCTTGTGTTCTTTTATTTCCCTTCCCCCAAATATGAAAGGTTCGGTCTCTCCTTATACTCGATTCTGCTTTCCGTAATCGGAATCATTGCAGTTTATTATATCGCTATTTCTTACCACAGTGTCGGAATTTTCGTCCGGGGAAACCATTATCGCGATTTCGAAACATATTCGTTCTACAAGTACTACTCCATAATCGTTCTGGTCTACAATACCGTTTTTGTGGCGGCCGGAATTTGGAGAGCGTTTTCGGAAAGAGGACGGGAAAGAAGGGCCGTAATTTACATGCTTCTGGCCTTCTGCATGATCTCGGTGATCCCGGCCTTAACGAACGCTTTAAACAGAAACGGCTCGATTTCGAGGATCGTATACCAACAGGCGGTGGACCTTTCCTTTGTGATCGGATTCTTTCTATTGCTCGTGATCTACCTGAATATTTCGAAAGAAAAAACGACCGTTTTGAGTAGGATCATCGGAATCTCCATGGCTACGTTCTTTCTTGTGTTTCAAATCGTGGCTTATCTTATTCTGAACGAATACGAGGCGCAGTACGATAAGATCCGTTTTCAAGAGGCGAAACTGATCGTTAAAAATAAGGAACAACCGGCGGATCTGAAATACGTTCTTGCATACGGAACGATTCCCGGAGAGTCCGTAAGAGATACGGAGGTCGCTCAGAATACGATCCCGAAGATCCAAAACGGAAATAAAGAAGCCAAACTTTTCCTTCTTAGGTCCGCGTTAAGCGATATGAAAAACGCCTCCGGAAAAGAGAGATGGAAAAAAGCCGAATTTCTGTTTTCGGGCTTCGAAACGGACCAAAACGAGTTTTTGTCGTATCGGGAGGGTCTCCGCGAATTTCTACTCTCTCGGGAGGAAAAATCGATTTCAGATTCTGAAATGTCCGGATTCTTCGGAGATATCAACGGGTTCGTCACGATAGCGGGAAATAAGCTCGTCCAACTTCCCGACAAAAGGAACGAAAGTGCAGTACTCGCAATTTTGAATTCGGGCAAACCTGGACTTTCAGCGATGATGAAAATCGCAGGCGGTAAGTATTCTGAGGCTCGAAGGAAAGGCGTATCTTCGGAAAAACTCTCCGTACTTTTGTCCGAATCCCTTTGCCCTGCCTATTTCGAAGGACAAAGAATCTATCGGGGAATGAACGATCGGGATCGCACCGGAACGAGTTCACCGGAATATTTCGTTTCCTATTTCATTCAGGATGAAACGACTCAAACCGTATACGAAGTCGGTTTCGATTATAAGGTCTATCGAGGTTATATACATTCACCTTCTTCGATATTAGCGGTTTGTCTGATTTCCATCATGTTTGTCGTTATCGTAGGATTCAAATATTTCTTCAGATACGCCTTGATCCGTCCGATGAACGACGTCGTCGCGGGATTGCAAGCGATTCACTCCGGAAATCTTCAATACAGACTCGTTCCGAGCGTGGAGGACGAGATCGGGTTCATCGCGCGCTCGTTCAATCATATGGCGGACAGCATTCTGGTTGCTCGGGACAATCTGGAAAAATACGCACAGGACCTCGAAAACAAGGTAAATGAAAGAACGAAAGAACTCCAGCACTCGTTAACCGAAGTGAAGGATCTAAAGGAACAACAGGACGGGGATTACTTCCTCATGTCTCTTCTTTTGAAGCCTTTGGGAGTGAATCGGGCAGCGCAAGAAAACGTTAAGGTCGAATTCTTTACTGAACAGAAGAAGAAATTCAAATTTCGTAATTATGATTCAGAAATCGGAGGGGATATCAGTACCTCGAAAAGAATCTTTTTACGCGGAAAAAAATATACGGTCTTTTTGAATGCGGACGCCATGGGTAAGTCCATGCAGGGAGCCGGCGGGGCACTCGTACTGGGAGCCGTCTTCGAGGCGATCCTGGAACGGACGAATCTGATCGAATCCGTACGGAATCATTCCCCGGAAAAATGGTTGAAAGACGCGTTTCTGGAATTGCATAAGGTTTTTGAAAGTTTTGACGGCTCTATGCTGGTTTCCTTGGTTCTAGGATTGGTGGACGACGAAGTCGGAATCCTTTATTATGTGAACGCAGAGCATCCATGGACGGTACTTTATAGAAACGGAGTCGCAAGCTTTATCGAAAGCGAAATGACGTTCCGCAAATTAGGAACCGGAGGGATTAACGGTCATATATATGTGAAAACCCTTCAACTGGAGCCGGGAGATGTGATCATCGCCGGATCGGACGGACGTGATGATTTTATGCTGCTTGGAAAGGACGATAAGAAATTAAACGACGACCACACGAAATTTCTAGAATTCGTGCATCAGGGAACGGGATCTCTCAGGAAAATATACGAATCGATCACTTCCAACGGTAGGCTTACGGACGATCTTTCTCTGGTGCGTATCGCCTTTAAAGAGGAAAACGTAAATGTTCCGGAAGCGAATCCTAATAGGGATTTTTTAAAAAATACGGAACTTGCCGGGATGTTTCGGCAGGCCAAACGGATCGCACAGACGGAAAATTTCGGCGAAGCGATTCCAATCTTCCAAAAATTAGAATCTCTTCATAATAGAGTTCCTCTGATCAAGAAATACCTTACGCTTCTGCACCTTCGCAAAGGATTGTACCGGGAAGCCGCACATTATGCGGAAGATTATTTGAACTTGGATCCCTTAGACAATGAGATGCTTTACTTCATATCTTACACTTTGAAAAAATGCCGTGAATTCGAAAGGGCTGCCGATTTTGGAGAACGCTTGAGGCTACGAAATCCGTCGCACTTTAAGAATCTGTTGAATCTTTCCGGCATTTACATGGCTTTGAATGATCCGAACAAGGCGGAAGCAATTGCAAACGATGCTTTCTCGATCGATCCTGAGAATTTGAAGGTGAATTCTTTTCTGGAGACCTTGAAACGAAGAAGGGATTAG